A genome region from Actinobacillus arthritidis includes the following:
- the yidC gene encoding membrane protein insertase YidC, with amino-acid sequence MNSNRSLLVLGLLLVSFLVFTQWKQDFDPEIQAQKQAQQQAQQQSDVPARSNSATTIADSATKGKTITIQSDVLRLTIDTLGGDVIASDLLAHQAELNSATPFKLLKTDGTTYVAQSGLVGKNGIDTNAGRPQYQVAQDSFVLADGQNEISVPMTFEKDGVLYTKTFVLKRGSYDVAVNFNVKNQTSATVEVQPYGQIKHTLVESSGDLTMPTYTGGAYSSSETNYKKYSFDEMAKANLDINTKAGWVALLQHYFVSAWVPNQDAENTLYSRTNNGIATIGYRGPVTNVAPNSEATITSQLWTGPKDQKEMEATARNLDLTVDYGWAWFIAKPLFALLTFIQSIVSNWGLAIIGVTIVVKTILYPLTKAQYTSMAKMRMLQPKITEMRERFGDDRQRMSQEMMKLYKEEKVNPMGGCLPILIQMPIFIALYWTFMEAVELRHAPFFGWIQDLSAQDPYYIFPLLMGASMFLPQKMSPSPVTDPVQQKVMTFMPVIFTVFFLWFPSGLVLYWLTSNIITIVQQWLIYRNLEKKGLHSRHK; translated from the coding sequence ATGAATTCAAACCGTAGTTTATTGGTACTAGGGCTGTTATTGGTGTCTTTCCTCGTGTTCACTCAGTGGAAACAGGATTTTGACCCTGAAATTCAGGCGCAAAAACAGGCTCAACAGCAGGCTCAACAACAATCAGATGTTCCGGCAAGATCAAATTCAGCAACGACTATTGCAGATAGTGCGACAAAAGGTAAAACAATCACCATTCAAAGTGATGTATTACGTTTAACTATCGACACTTTAGGCGGTGATGTTATTGCTTCGGATTTACTTGCTCATCAAGCAGAATTAAATTCAGCAACACCGTTTAAATTATTAAAAACGGATGGTACGACTTATGTCGCTCAAAGTGGCTTAGTTGGTAAAAACGGAATTGATACCAATGCCGGTCGTCCTCAATATCAAGTAGCACAAGATTCATTCGTATTAGCTGACGGTCAAAATGAAATCAGCGTGCCGATGACGTTTGAAAAGGACGGCGTGCTTTACACGAAAACATTCGTATTAAAACGTGGTAGCTATGATGTGGCGGTTAACTTTAATGTTAAAAACCAAACATCAGCGACCGTTGAAGTTCAACCTTATGGTCAAATTAAACATACTTTAGTTGAAAGCTCAGGCGACTTAACTATGCCGACTTATACCGGCGGTGCGTATTCTTCATCGGAAACCAACTATAAAAAATATAGTTTTGATGAGATGGCAAAAGCGAACTTAGACATCAACACTAAAGCAGGTTGGGTTGCATTATTACAACACTACTTCGTTTCTGCGTGGGTTCCTAACCAAGATGCGGAGAATACGCTTTATTCACGTACTAATAATGGTATCGCAACCATCGGTTATCGTGGTCCGGTAACAAATGTTGCACCGAATAGCGAAGCAACAATTACTAGCCAATTATGGACTGGTCCAAAAGATCAAAAAGAGATGGAAGCAACCGCAAGAAACCTTGATTTAACCGTAGATTACGGTTGGGCGTGGTTTATTGCGAAACCGTTATTTGCATTACTCACTTTCATTCAAAGCATTGTGAGCAACTGGGGCTTAGCAATTATTGGTGTAACGATTGTTGTAAAAACCATTCTTTACCCATTAACAAAAGCACAATACACCTCAATGGCAAAAATGCGTATGTTACAGCCGAAAATTACGGAAATGCGTGAGCGTTTCGGTGATGATCGCCAACGTATGAGCCAAGAGATGATGAAACTTTATAAAGAAGAGAAAGTAAACCCAATGGGTGGTTGTTTACCGATTCTTATCCAAATGCCGATTTTTATCGCATTATATTGGACCTTTATGGAAGCGGTAGAATTACGTCACGCACCATTCTTCGGCTGGATTCAAGACTTATCAGCACAAGACCCATACTACATTTTCCCACTCTTAATGGGTGCGTCAATGTTCTTGCCGCAGAAAATGTCGCCAAGTCCGGTGACTGACCCTGTACAACAAAAAGTGATGACGTTTATGCCGGTAATATTTACCGTATTCTTCTTATGGTTCCCATCAGGCTTAGTGCTTTACTGGTTAACCTCAAACATTATTACGATCGTTCAACAATGGTTAATCTATCGTAACCTTGAGAAGAAAGGTTTACATTCTCGTCATAAATAA
- a CDS encoding aromatic amino acid transporter, with translation MKKQPTLFGGACIIAGVCVGAGMLGLPTSGAGAWTMWSILTLAFTMIVMTFSGWLLLDVYKGYDLRASFNTVTKDLLGNKINALNNLAVYFVGGILLYAYTTASGGILENLTKSAIDFGGFGSRIWSVLFVLIFSFFVWHSTRLVDRISVLLIIFMALSFTFSISGLVSNIDSNILFDQQNDSGEYAKYALAMLPVALTSFGYHHSVSSMRAYYGEVKKAKYAIAGGTLIALVLYLLWVISIFGNLPRAQFAPVIASNGDLDVLLNTIGEVVQSPYVKQAINAFSMVAILSSFIGVGLGTFDFLADFFKFDESKSGRTKAWAVTFLPPLIFSLLSPLGFLKAIGYAGAVATLWTCMIPALLAYKAKKGNLFMIGLVFLFGVCTAVFHFLSMYEMLPMFKG, from the coding sequence ATGAAAAAACAGCCAACACTTTTTGGTGGTGCTTGTATTATCGCAGGTGTATGTGTAGGAGCCGGTATGCTCGGGCTTCCAACTTCCGGTGCAGGAGCTTGGACAATGTGGTCTATTCTTACACTTGCTTTCACCATGATTGTGATGACATTTTCAGGCTGGTTACTCCTTGATGTTTATAAAGGCTATGACCTACGCGCGTCTTTCAATACCGTTACCAAAGACTTATTAGGTAATAAGATTAATGCATTAAATAACCTTGCGGTTTATTTTGTCGGCGGGATTTTACTTTATGCTTATACCACCGCTTCCGGTGGAATTTTAGAGAACCTAACCAAGTCAGCGATTGATTTCGGTGGATTCGGATCTCGTATCTGGTCTGTGCTATTCGTGCTGATTTTCTCGTTCTTTGTATGGCACTCTACTCGTTTAGTTGATCGTATTTCGGTGCTATTAATTATCTTTATGGCATTGTCGTTTACATTCAGTATCTCGGGCTTAGTCAGCAATATTGATAGCAATATCTTATTCGATCAGCAAAACGATAGCGGTGAATACGCCAAATATGCGTTAGCGATGTTACCGGTTGCATTAACCTCTTTCGGTTACCATCATTCTGTCTCTTCAATGCGTGCTTATTATGGTGAAGTGAAGAAAGCGAAATACGCAATTGCCGGCGGTACACTTATTGCTTTAGTGCTTTATTTACTTTGGGTAATCAGCATTTTCGGCAATTTACCACGCGCGCAATTTGCGCCGGTTATCGCAAGTAACGGTGATTTAGACGTATTATTAAATACGATTGGTGAAGTAGTGCAATCACCATATGTGAAACAAGCGATTAATGCATTTTCTATGGTCGCAATTCTGTCGTCTTTTATCGGAGTGGGGCTAGGTACATTCGACTTCTTGGCAGATTTCTTTAAGTTTGATGAGAGTAAATCAGGCAGAACAAAAGCATGGGCAGTAACCTTCTTACCTCCGCTTATCTTCTCGTTACTTTCTCCACTCGGTTTTTTAAAAGCAATTGGATATGCTGGTGCGGTAGCAACCCTTTGGACTTGTATGATTCCGGCGTTATTAGCTTATAAAGCGAAAAAAGGTAATCTCTTTATGATTGGACTGGTATTCTTATTCGGTGTATGTACTGCAGTGTTCCATTTCCTTTCAATGTATGAAATGTTACCAATGTTTAAAGGCTAA
- a CDS encoding MerR family transcriptional regulator, with translation MLKMNDLSKLTNTPKSTILYYIKEGLLLEPLKDKPNFHLYDESNIQLIEFIKYLQANFNATISQIKTVFAQPDFDLNNPYKSLMGSLDILNGMDDAHLLASEICSEFGITEVELDEFVEMGLMNPTNGKFSERDRDMLAILSHCDAQEFQLLESYAAVAKNLARQEMAIGGEILMQEEGQEERLKHFFNILLLLKPYILNSQLVKY, from the coding sequence ATGTTGAAGATGAACGATCTTTCCAAATTAACTAACACGCCTAAATCAACCATTCTTTATTACATTAAAGAGGGATTGTTACTGGAACCTTTGAAAGATAAACCGAACTTTCACTTATATGATGAAAGTAATATCCAATTAATTGAATTTATCAAATATCTTCAAGCAAACTTTAATGCCACTATTTCACAGATTAAAACGGTTTTTGCCCAGCCGGATTTTGATCTGAATAATCCTTATAAAAGTTTAATGGGATCACTCGATATTTTAAATGGTATGGATGATGCTCATTTACTGGCAAGCGAGATTTGTTCGGAGTTTGGTATTACAGAAGTTGAATTGGATGAGTTTGTGGAAATGGGCTTAATGAATCCAACAAATGGAAAGTTTAGTGAGAGAGATCGTGATATGTTAGCGATTTTGAGCCATTGTGATGCTCAGGAATTTCAATTATTAGAAAGCTATGCGGCAGTGGCGAAAAATTTAGCGCGTCAAGAAATGGCAATCGGTGGAGAAATTCTGATGCAAGAAGAAGGGCAAGAAGAGCGTTTGAAACACTTTTTCAATATTTTATTGTTATTAAAGCCATATATCTTAAATTCACAATTAGTTAAGTATTAA
- the gshAB gene encoding bifunctional glutamate--cysteine ligase GshA/glutathione synthetase GshB gives MKLQQLIKTHQLGLLFQQGKFGIEKESQRIDNKGNIVTTVHPSVFGNRSYHPYIQTDFAESQLELITPPNDKLEDTYRWLSAIHEVTLRSLPDDEYIFPFSMPAGLPPESEIKEAQLDNEWDVKYREHLSAIYGKYKQMVSGIHYNFQISDEFVESAFALQTGYSDKIAFRNALYMKLANNFLRYQWILVYLLVATPTVEAQYFGENRPLAEGQLVRSLRSSPYGYVNAPHVVINHDSLQEYVESLEHFVASGDLLAEKEFYSNVRLRGAKKARELLEEGVKYAEFRLFDLNPFSPYGIELADAKFIHLFLLAMLWMDETSGQKEVELGKQKLYQVALEDPRAHTAFQAEGEAILNLMLAMLEDLSAPQSEKDLLQQKLAQFADPSQTVNGRLLAAIEQAGDYKALGAKLAQQYKAQAFERFYAISAFDNMELSTQALLFDAIQQGLQIELLDENDQFLALKFGDHLEYVKNGNMTSHDQYISPLIMENKVVTKKVLAKAGFNVPKSVEFTSVEQAVAHYPLFEGKAVVIKPKSTNYGLGITIFQQGVTDKADFAKAIEIAFREDKEVMVEDYLVGTEYRFFVLGDETLAVLLRVPANVKGDGIHTVRELVEAKNSDPLRGDGSRSPLKKIALGDIELLQLKEQGLTPDSIPAEGQIVQLRANSNISTGGDSIDMTEQMHDSYKQLAVGIAKAMGAKVCGVDLIIPDLTKVAEPSLRSWGVIEANFNPMMMMHIFPYQGKSRRLTKAVLKMLFSELP, from the coding sequence ATGAAATTACAACAACTAATTAAAACTCATCAACTTGGTTTACTGTTCCAACAAGGCAAATTTGGCATTGAGAAAGAAAGCCAACGCATTGATAATAAAGGGAATATTGTTACAACTGTTCATCCTAGCGTTTTTGGTAACCGCAGTTATCATCCATATATTCAAACCGATTTTGCAGAAAGCCAACTTGAGCTAATCACGCCGCCAAACGATAAATTGGAAGACACATATCGTTGGCTATCGGCTATTCACGAGGTAACGTTACGTTCATTACCTGATGATGAATATATTTTTCCATTCAGTATGCCTGCCGGTTTACCACCGGAATCCGAGATCAAAGAAGCACAATTAGATAACGAATGGGACGTGAAATATCGTGAACACCTTTCTGCCATTTATGGCAAATACAAGCAAATGGTGAGCGGTATCCACTACAATTTCCAAATTTCTGACGAGTTTGTCGAGAGCGCATTTGCATTACAAACGGGATACAGCGATAAAATTGCGTTCCGCAATGCGTTATATATGAAATTAGCCAATAACTTTTTACGTTATCAATGGATTCTGGTCTATTTGCTGGTCGCAACACCAACCGTAGAGGCGCAATATTTTGGCGAAAATCGACCGCTTGCAGAAGGACAATTAGTACGTAGTTTACGTTCTAGTCCATATGGCTATGTAAATGCGCCTCATGTAGTAATCAATCACGATAGCTTGCAAGAATATGTCGAATCGCTAGAACATTTTGTGGCAAGCGGTGATTTATTAGCGGAAAAAGAATTCTATTCAAACGTACGTTTGCGTGGCGCGAAAAAAGCACGCGAATTGCTTGAGGAAGGGGTTAAATATGCGGAATTCCGTTTATTTGATCTCAACCCGTTCTCGCCTTACGGTATCGAGCTCGCCGATGCCAAATTTATTCATCTGTTCTTACTTGCAATGTTATGGATGGATGAAACAAGCGGTCAAAAAGAAGTCGAACTTGGCAAACAAAAACTATACCAAGTTGCACTTGAAGATCCTCGTGCGCACACAGCGTTCCAAGCAGAGGGTGAAGCTATCCTTAACCTAATGCTGGCAATGTTAGAAGATCTTTCGGCACCACAAAGCGAGAAAGATTTATTACAACAAAAACTAGCTCAATTTGCTGATCCGAGCCAAACGGTAAACGGTCGTTTATTAGCCGCAATTGAACAAGCCGGCGACTATAAAGCACTCGGAGCAAAACTTGCTCAACAATATAAAGCGCAAGCGTTCGAGCGTTTTTATGCTATTTCCGCTTTCGATAATATGGAGCTTTCTACACAGGCTTTATTATTTGATGCGATCCAACAAGGCTTACAGATCGAATTGCTGGATGAAAACGATCAGTTCCTCGCACTTAAATTCGGTGATCATCTCGAATATGTGAAAAACGGCAATATGACCAGTCACGATCAGTACATTTCTCCATTAATTATGGAAAATAAAGTCGTGACCAAAAAAGTGTTAGCAAAAGCCGGTTTTAATGTGCCGAAAAGTGTTGAATTTACCTCTGTTGAACAAGCGGTGGCGCACTATCCGTTATTTGAAGGTAAAGCGGTGGTGATTAAGCCGAAATCAACTAATTACGGTCTAGGCATTACGATTTTCCAACAAGGCGTGACGGATAAAGCTGATTTTGCCAAAGCGATTGAAATTGCCTTCCGTGAAGATAAAGAAGTGATGGTGGAAGACTATTTAGTCGGTACCGAATATCGTTTCTTTGTGCTAGGCGATGAAACTCTAGCGGTATTGTTGCGTGTGCCGGCGAATGTAAAAGGTGATGGCATACATACGGTACGTGAATTGGTGGAAGCGAAAAACAGCGATCCGCTACGAGGTGATGGCTCTCGTTCACCATTGAAAAAAATCGCCCTCGGTGACATTGAATTGCTTCAGCTTAAAGAGCAAGGTTTAACACCTGATTCGATTCCGGCTGAAGGACAAATCGTACAATTACGTGCCAACTCGAATATCAGTACCGGTGGCGATTCAATTGATATGACTGAGCAAATGCACGACAGCTATAAACAATTAGCGGTCGGTATTGCCAAAGCGATGGGGGCAAAAGTCTGCGGCGTGGATTTAATCATTCCAGATTTAACTAAAGTCGCTGAACCGTCTCTGCGTTCATGGGGTGTGATTGAAGCAAACTTTAATCCGATGATGATGATGCATATTTTCCCTTACCAAGGAAAATCTCGCCGCTTAACCAAAGCCGTGTTAAAAATGCTGTTCTCTGAACTGCCTTAA
- the asd gene encoding archaetidylserine decarboxylase (Phosphatidylserine decarboxylase is synthesized as a single chain precursor. Generation of the pyruvoyl active site from a Ser is coupled to cleavage of a Gly-Ser bond between the larger (beta) and smaller (alpha chains). It is an integral membrane protein.), whose product MSLKPYSMPTYWQRVKVAFQYIFPQLPVTQLAGWLAEQKWGAVTHFIIRAFAKQYNVNLSEAQKSNASDYATFNEFFIRPLKENARPINQDAQALCLPADGKVSESGKIEDDRLLQAKGHFFTLETLLANDQEMANKFKDGHFITTYLSPRDYHRVHMPCDATLRKMIYVPGELFSVNPFLAEHVPNLFARNERVICEFETEFGPMVQILVGATITASMSTVWAGVINPPRAKDVVVYHYETTGETAVHLKKGQEMGAFRLGSTVINLFPKDRVEFEAHLQAGVETRMGERLAKVIK is encoded by the coding sequence ATGTCTTTAAAACCATACTCTATGCCTACCTATTGGCAACGTGTAAAAGTCGCATTTCAGTATATTTTCCCACAATTACCTGTCACGCAGTTAGCAGGTTGGCTGGCAGAACAAAAATGGGGTGCCGTGACCCACTTTATTATTCGTGCATTTGCTAAACAATATAATGTGAACCTATCGGAAGCACAAAAAAGCAATGCATCTGATTATGCAACCTTTAATGAATTCTTTATTCGTCCGTTAAAAGAAAATGCTCGTCCGATTAACCAAGACGCACAAGCACTTTGCTTACCGGCAGACGGTAAAGTCAGTGAATCAGGCAAAATTGAAGATGATCGTTTACTGCAAGCTAAAGGTCATTTTTTCACCCTTGAGACTTTATTAGCGAACGATCAAGAAATGGCGAATAAATTTAAAGACGGCCATTTTATTACCACTTATTTATCTCCGCGCGATTACCACCGTGTACATATGCCGTGTGATGCAACATTGCGTAAAATGATTTATGTGCCGGGCGAATTATTCTCGGTCAATCCGTTCTTAGCTGAGCATGTGCCAAATTTATTTGCGCGTAACGAACGTGTAATCTGTGAATTTGAAACTGAATTCGGACCGATGGTGCAAATTCTTGTCGGTGCAACAATTACGGCAAGTATGAGTACCGTTTGGGCTGGCGTGATTAATCCACCTCGTGCGAAAGATGTTGTGGTATATCACTATGAGACCACCGGCGAAACTGCCGTGCACCTGAAAAAAGGTCAGGAAATGGGTGCTTTCCGCTTAGGTTCAACCGTAATTAACCTCTTCCCGAAAGACAGAGTTGAATTCGAAGCACACCTACAAGCCGGCGTAGAAACTCGAATGGGTGAACGTTTGGCGAAAGTGATTAAATAA
- a CDS encoding LysM-like peptidoglycan-binding domain-containing protein has translation MSHNNFRKEPTFGEPSVTNNAPQSAKQVAEKINSEATKIINNLSVSLHSNKAPGHTFTPMMKRPVDATTPLKSIEETQQVKTEINSTESVKQSSVVPENTIEAESIKSTLTTEPEHIKSAAKSAGFAFSPVTEAENLEKNESVKEEKTGAEEKPKMNTNEIERVVPSLNATKPETVAIKAKSSSKYQRLGLVVALAAILAGIFFWLKPNAPETVEELQTQQGGSLPIEFRPVDEEEAKRAEAQAKAEQEALAQQQAQTQSVNGEGATTAVTPEPSATTDMAQSTPTTASSENTLPAENESTIPTTQPSSNTVVAPVVNKPVVNKPVVQPQVSKPKTQGSVIHQAETKKAEVKKDEAKVEKVKAITADEFNAKKAKNVQLDQLVKNVETGKPVVTEKVVAKPAVKPAIAVSSGGVVGSKTLTVPKSTSLMQVFRNNQLNISDVNAMSKVNNVVSNLKVGERVTVRLDKNNRVVEMSIGSGGKFTRQADGSYSFK, from the coding sequence ATGTCACACAACAATTTTCGTAAAGAGCCAACATTTGGTGAACCGTCAGTAACTAATAATGCTCCTCAATCTGCAAAACAGGTTGCGGAAAAAATCAATTCGGAAGCGACAAAAATTATTAATAATCTTTCAGTATCATTACATTCAAACAAAGCTCCCGGTCATACTTTTACACCAATGATGAAACGCCCGGTAGATGCAACGACCCCATTAAAATCAATCGAGGAAACTCAACAAGTGAAAACAGAAATCAATTCAACAGAATCAGTGAAGCAGTCATCTGTCGTGCCTGAAAACACTATAGAAGCAGAGTCTATAAAGTCTACGTTGACGACAGAGCCTGAGCATATTAAATCAGCGGCTAAAAGTGCTGGTTTTGCGTTCTCTCCGGTTACAGAAGCCGAAAATCTAGAAAAAAATGAATCGGTAAAAGAAGAAAAAACAGGAGCAGAGGAAAAACCTAAAATGAATACGAATGAGATAGAACGCGTAGTGCCTAGCTTAAATGCAACTAAGCCTGAAACTGTAGCGATAAAAGCAAAATCATCTTCTAAATATCAACGTTTAGGTTTAGTTGTCGCATTGGCGGCTATCTTAGCGGGCATCTTCTTTTGGTTAAAACCAAATGCACCGGAAACTGTAGAAGAATTACAAACTCAGCAAGGTGGTTCATTGCCGATTGAGTTCCGTCCAGTCGATGAAGAAGAAGCGAAACGTGCTGAAGCACAAGCTAAAGCCGAACAAGAAGCATTAGCTCAACAGCAGGCTCAAACCCAATCGGTAAATGGTGAAGGTGCGACTACAGCTGTAACACCAGAACCATCTGCGACAACAGATATGGCTCAGAGTACGCCAACAACAGCATCGAGCGAGAATACATTGCCAGCAGAAAATGAGTCTACTATTCCTACAACGCAACCATCTTCAAATACGGTTGTTGCTCCAGTTGTGAATAAACCTGTTGTTAATAAACCGGTTGTTCAGCCTCAAGTATCTAAACCTAAAACACAGGGGAGTGTTATTCATCAAGCTGAAACGAAAAAAGCTGAAGTTAAGAAAGATGAAGCTAAAGTAGAGAAAGTAAAAGCAATCACAGCTGATGAATTTAATGCGAAAAAAGCCAAAAATGTGCAACTTGATCAGTTAGTAAAAAATGTAGAAACGGGTAAACCTGTTGTTACAGAAAAAGTAGTCGCAAAACCGGCAGTAAAACCAGCAATTGCAGTGTCTAGCGGCGGTGTAGTTGGTAGTAAAACTTTAACTGTGCCGAAAAGTACGTCTTTAATGCAAGTATTCCGTAATAACCAATTAAATATTTCGGATGTAAATGCAATGAGCAAAGTAAATAATGTCGTGAGTAACTTAAAAGTCGGTGAGCGTGTTACAGTTCGTTTAGATAAAAATAATCGTGTTGTAGAAATGAGTATCGGTTCTGGTGGGAAATTTACTCGTCAAGCCGATGGTAGTTATAGCTTTAAATAA
- a CDS encoding GlcNAc transferase, translating to MDLAKKSKLILPISLLMLTGCKPLEAPIEQVQKALPSENTNEKISIIKSQTAIEFICKGDIAIKVQRYQPKKNDNPKPRISGTQAISVTYGNTKHTLSPVVTKNGNKYSNIRWIWFEGFDGVASLSDNSGNVLASDCKAK from the coding sequence ATGGATTTAGCGAAAAAAAGCAAGCTGATTCTGCCGATAAGTCTATTAATGCTTACTGGTTGTAAGCCTCTGGAAGCACCGATTGAACAGGTACAGAAAGCATTACCGTCTGAAAATACGAACGAGAAAATAAGTATCATAAAAAGCCAAACGGCAATAGAGTTTATTTGTAAAGGCGATATTGCAATTAAAGTACAACGTTATCAACCTAAAAAAAATGACAATCCGAAGCCTAGGATATCCGGTACTCAGGCAATCTCGGTCACTTACGGGAATACCAAGCATACACTTTCACCGGTTGTGACGAAAAACGGTAATAAGTATAGTAATATTCGATGGATATGGTTTGAAGGATTTGATGGCGTAGCCTCTCTTTCCGATAACAGTGGTAACGTATTAGCAAGTGACTGCAAAGCTAAATAA
- the waaF gene encoding lipopolysaccharide heptosyltransferase II, with protein sequence MNILVIGPSWVGDMMMSHALYQQLKIQYPNCQIDVMAPDWCRPLLARMPEVRKAISMPIGHGSFRLCERYQLGKSLRNQYDMAIVLPNSLKSAFIPLFAKIAVRRGWKGESRYFFLNDLRNNKQDYPMMVQRYVALAFEKNTVLDAKALPIPVPYLQTQVDEITATKAKFAKQFEYAEQRPAIGFCPGAEFGPAKRWPHYHYAKLAEMLIEKGYSVHLFGSNKDKEVGEQIRASLADNLQRYCVNLAGQTDLNQAVDLIADCCAVVSNDSGLMHIVAALGKPLVALYGPTSPQYTPPLSDKAVIIRLIEGSLIKVRKGEVAEGYHQSLIDIEPKMVIEKLEALLG encoded by the coding sequence ATGAATATCTTAGTTATTGGCCCGTCTTGGGTCGGCGATATGATGATGTCGCACGCACTGTATCAACAACTCAAAATTCAATATCCGAATTGCCAAATTGATGTGATGGCGCCGGATTGGTGTCGTCCGTTGCTCGCTCGAATGCCGGAAGTTAGGAAAGCGATTTCGATGCCGATTGGGCATGGTTCGTTCCGCTTGTGTGAGCGTTATCAATTAGGAAAGTCGTTGAGAAATCAATATGATATGGCGATTGTTTTACCTAATTCGCTAAAATCAGCATTTATTCCACTTTTTGCCAAAATTGCGGTACGCCGAGGCTGGAAAGGCGAAAGTCGCTATTTCTTTTTAAATGATTTGCGTAATAACAAGCAAGATTACCCGATGATGGTACAACGTTATGTCGCATTGGCTTTTGAGAAAAATACCGTGCTGGATGCTAAAGCATTGCCGATACCGGTACCTTATCTACAAACGCAAGTGGATGAGATCACTGCGACCAAAGCGAAATTCGCTAAACAGTTTGAATATGCCGAACAGCGTCCGGCAATTGGTTTTTGTCCGGGAGCAGAATTCGGGCCGGCAAAACGTTGGCCGCATTATCATTATGCGAAATTGGCGGAAATGTTGATTGAAAAAGGCTATTCAGTACATTTGTTTGGCTCAAATAAAGATAAAGAAGTTGGCGAACAAATTCGTGCAAGTCTAGCGGACAATTTACAGCGCTATTGCGTCAATTTAGCGGGACAAACCGATTTAAATCAAGCGGTTGATTTAATTGCCGATTGTTGTGCGGTAGTCAGTAATGATTCCGGACTAATGCATATTGTCGCCGCACTTGGTAAACCGCTGGTAGCGCTTTACGGGCCAACCAGTCCGCAATACACACCGCCACTTTCCGATAAAGCAGTGATTATTCGTTTAATCGAAGGCAGTTTGATTAAGGTTCGTAAAGGCGAAGTCGCCGAAGGCTATCATCAGAGCCTGATTGATATTGAGCCGAAAATGGTCATTGAGAAATTAGAGGCACTATTAGGCTAA
- the rfaC gene encoding lipopolysaccharide heptosyltransferase RfaC — translation MKVLVVKTSSMGDVIHTLPALTDAQKAMPNIQFDWVVEENFSEIPHWHSAVDKVIPLAIRRWRKNLYKRQTWLEWQHYLKQLRSEEYDAVIDAQGLIKSAVLVTKQAKGTKYGYDKHSAREGLSDLFYDQTFNIAYQQHAVERIRKLFANALNYALPDGLGDYGIASHFAKKSENSTAYLLAIHATTRADKHWKEDYWREVIQELSVQGIEVRLPWGNAQEKERAMRLAEASANVTVLPKLSLTELAEQIAGAKVVLSVDTGLSHLVAALDKQNVILYGATDPKLIGAYGKNQHYLTGNGMANILPYRVLQTLETLITE, via the coding sequence ATGAAAGTTTTAGTTGTAAAAACATCTTCTATGGGAGATGTAATTCATACTTTACCTGCATTAACAGATGCTCAAAAAGCAATGCCGAATATTCAATTCGATTGGGTGGTAGAAGAAAATTTTAGTGAAATTCCGCATTGGCATTCGGCGGTAGATAAGGTTATCCCGTTAGCGATTCGCCGTTGGCGTAAGAACTTGTATAAGCGGCAAACTTGGTTGGAATGGCAACATTACCTAAAGCAACTTCGCTCGGAAGAATATGATGCGGTGATTGATGCACAAGGATTGATTAAAAGTGCAGTATTGGTAACCAAGCAGGCAAAGGGAACAAAATACGGCTACGACAAACATTCTGCTCGAGAAGGGTTAAGCGACCTGTTTTATGATCAAACTTTTAATATCGCTTACCAACAACACGCCGTAGAACGGATTCGAAAGTTATTTGCTAACGCACTGAATTATGCACTTCCCGATGGATTAGGTGATTATGGTATTGCCTCGCATTTTGCAAAAAAATCTGAAAATTCAACCGCTTATCTGCTTGCGATTCATGCGACAACTCGAGCGGATAAGCATTGGAAAGAAGACTATTGGCGAGAAGTAATTCAAGAATTAAGCGTACAAGGCATCGAAGTTCGTTTGCCGTGGGGAAATGCACAAGAAAAAGAACGAGCGATGCGTTTGGCGGAAGCGAGTGCCAATGTGACGGTATTACCGAAATTGTCTCTCACTGAATTAGCGGAACAAATTGCCGGTGCGAAAGTCGTGTTGTCGGTGGATACCGGTTTGAGCCATTTAGTCGCGGCATTGGATAAACAAAACGTGATTTTATACGGTGCAACTGACCCAAAATTAATCGGCGCTTACGGCAAAAATCAGCATTATCTGACCGGAAACGGTATGGCGAATATTTTACCTTATCGTGTCTTGCAAACCTTAGAAACGCTGATCACAGAATAA